One Sediminibacillus dalangtanensis genomic region harbors:
- a CDS encoding ABC transporter ATP-binding protein, translating into MVDQQAVLEVKNLKKYFPVKEGIFKRTKSHVKAINDISFEVQEKETFALVGESGCGKSTTGRSILRILEPSEGEVFFKGVNLLDYSKREFRKVRKDLQLIFQDPYSSLNPRMTVKKLLLEPLLTHGIANKKEAEQKVVEIAERVGLSKEQINRHPHEFSGGQRQRISIARALILNPQLVILDEAVSALDVSIQAQILNLLIELQRDLKLTYIFISHDLNVVKHISDRVGVMYLGQMMELSDTEDMYSSPLHPYTQSLLSAIPSHDPSIKKERIILKGDVPDPANPPAGCPFHLRCPKAHERCTVEKPAFIEKEPNHWVACHLYD; encoded by the coding sequence ATGGTTGATCAGCAAGCAGTTCTGGAAGTGAAAAATTTAAAAAAGTATTTTCCCGTAAAAGAAGGCATCTTTAAAAGGACGAAAAGTCATGTAAAAGCCATCAATGATATAAGTTTTGAAGTCCAAGAAAAAGAAACTTTTGCTTTAGTCGGTGAAAGTGGCTGTGGGAAATCTACTACAGGTCGTTCTATTTTAAGAATTTTAGAGCCAAGTGAAGGGGAAGTTTTCTTTAAAGGGGTAAATCTATTAGATTACTCAAAAAGAGAATTTCGAAAAGTAAGAAAGGATTTGCAGCTTATTTTTCAAGATCCCTACAGTTCGCTGAACCCGAGAATGACTGTGAAAAAATTGCTTTTGGAACCGTTGCTCACACATGGAATCGCAAATAAAAAGGAAGCAGAACAAAAGGTAGTAGAAATTGCTGAAAGAGTAGGACTATCGAAAGAACAAATAAACAGGCATCCACATGAGTTCAGCGGGGGACAACGCCAACGGATCAGTATTGCCCGTGCTCTGATACTTAACCCACAGCTCGTTATTTTAGATGAAGCCGTATCAGCACTTGATGTTTCCATCCAGGCGCAGATTTTAAACCTATTAATCGAGTTGCAAAGAGACCTAAAACTTACCTATATATTTATTTCCCATGATTTAAACGTGGTGAAACATATAAGCGACCGAGTAGGTGTTATGTATTTGGGCCAAATGATGGAACTTTCAGATACGGAAGATATGTATAGCAGTCCACTCCACCCTTACACGCAATCCCTTCTTTCCGCTATACCGTCCCATGATCCATCGATTAAAAAGGAAAGAATCATCTTAAAGGGTGATGTGCCAGACCCAGCTAACCCGCCTGCTGGTTGTCCGTTCCATTTGAGATGTCCAAAAGCACATGAAAGATGCACGGTGGAAAAGCCAGCATTTATTGAAAAAGAGCCGAACCATTGGGTTGCTTGTCATCTTTATGATTAA
- a CDS encoding ABC transporter permease encodes MKSFFERLRKDKVGLIGFLGIFIVILIGLLSPFIAPYSPEQMFTDHTMEGPSKQFIFGTDEFGRDIFSRIVYGTQVSLKVGIIAVGIGAGCGLIFGLISGYFQGKVDQVIMRIMDVFFAFPDILLALAIVAVLGPSLTNTMIAIGIVFTPVFTRTVRAAVIAVKENEYITSAVAIGVTPINIILKHITPNILAPFIVQITLALSGAILTEAALSFLGLGIQPPNPSWGVMLDASRTYMEFAPWTILFPAGAIVFTIFCFNLFGDSLRDILDPKMK; translated from the coding sequence ATGAAAAGTTTTTTTGAAAGATTGAGAAAAGATAAGGTTGGTTTAATAGGTTTTCTTGGCATCTTCATTGTCATATTGATCGGACTACTCTCCCCCTTTATCGCCCCCTATAGTCCGGAACAGATGTTTACAGACCATACAATGGAAGGACCGAGCAAACAGTTTATATTTGGGACCGATGAATTTGGCCGCGATATATTTTCACGAATTGTATATGGCACGCAAGTATCTTTAAAGGTGGGAATTATTGCCGTAGGTATCGGAGCCGGATGCGGCTTGATATTCGGTTTGATTAGTGGGTATTTTCAAGGCAAAGTTGATCAGGTAATCATGAGGATCATGGATGTCTTTTTTGCTTTCCCTGATATTTTACTAGCATTGGCTATAGTTGCTGTTTTGGGTCCCAGCTTGACGAACACCATGATAGCCATAGGGATTGTTTTTACTCCCGTATTCACCCGGACAGTAAGGGCTGCGGTAATCGCTGTGAAGGAAAATGAGTATATCACAAGTGCCGTGGCGATCGGTGTAACTCCGATAAATATAATACTTAAACATATAACCCCTAATATACTTGCTCCTTTCATTGTACAGATCACACTGGCTTTGTCCGGAGCAATTCTAACAGAAGCAGCCTTGAGTTTTTTAGGTTTGGGTATCCAGCCCCCGAATCCTTCATGGGGAGTAATGCTTGATGCGAGCAGAACATATATGGAATTCGCCCCTTGGACAATCTTGTTCCCGGCAGGCGCCATTGTATTCACAATCTTTTGCTTTAATCTTTTTGGAGATAGTTTAAGAGACATTCTGGATCCGAAAATGAAATAG
- a CDS encoding ABC transporter ATP-binding protein, with protein sequence MSSLLEIKNLSIDLHADREKFNVINNINLTIDKRQKYGIVGESGSGKSLTSLSIMNLLPDALAISSGDIIFNGETDLTTLSKKEFLDIRGNEISMIFQEPMTALDPLYPIEHQIMEVLKFHGSYNKKQMRQLAVEMLEKVGIPRPHQLMKEYPHQLSGGMRQRIMIAIALICNPKLLIADEPTTALDVTIQAQILDLMNELTDNYDTSILMITHDLGVIAETCERVAVMYSGEIVEEAAVTTLFKNPTHPYTVGLLESVKSLGDKSNELYSIPGNVPTPKQLTAGCRFASRCPHAMEICRSQAPPLFSIDADHKSKCWLYGKEEVVNG encoded by the coding sequence TTGAGTTCGTTGCTTGAAATAAAAAATCTTTCGATAGATTTGCATGCAGACCGTGAAAAATTCAATGTAATAAATAACATCAATCTTACCATTGATAAAAGGCAAAAGTATGGAATCGTCGGTGAATCTGGAAGTGGCAAGAGTTTGACTTCTCTCTCCATTATGAACCTGCTTCCCGATGCTTTGGCTATAAGTAGTGGGGATATTATATTTAATGGAGAAACAGACTTGACAACCCTCTCAAAAAAAGAATTTTTGGATATCCGAGGAAATGAAATCTCGATGATATTTCAGGAACCGATGACTGCTTTAGATCCTCTTTATCCTATAGAACATCAAATAATGGAGGTACTGAAGTTTCACGGAAGTTATAACAAAAAGCAAATGAGACAGTTGGCCGTAGAAATGTTGGAAAAAGTGGGGATTCCCAGGCCGCATCAATTGATGAAAGAATATCCTCACCAATTATCTGGCGGCATGAGACAAAGGATCATGATTGCCATTGCTTTAATTTGTAATCCCAAGCTTCTTATTGCGGATGAACCAACGACTGCCCTTGATGTAACCATTCAGGCGCAAATTCTTGACTTGATGAATGAACTGACTGATAACTATGATACCTCGATTTTAATGATTACACATGACCTTGGGGTCATAGCTGAAACATGTGAGCGAGTTGCAGTGATGTACTCAGGGGAAATAGTGGAGGAAGCTGCTGTTACAACTCTATTTAAAAATCCCACTCATCCCTATACGGTAGGATTACTTGAATCAGTAAAGTCACTAGGGGATAAATCGAATGAGTTATATTCTATTCCAGGCAATGTTCCAACACCCAAGCAATTAACAGCCGGATGTCGTTTTGCTTCTAGGTGTCCTCATGCTATGGAAATTTGTCGTAGTCAAGCACCACCTTTGTTTTCCATAGATGCAGATCATAAAAGTAAATGTTGGCTTTATGGGAAGGAGGAAGTAGTCAATGGTTGA
- a CDS encoding anhydro-N-acetylmuramic acid kinase, producing MDKQLGIGLMSGTSLDGIDAVLIEIEGSSINTKVNVIESLTHEYRSDVRTAIKELCDPEIASLEKICSMNMFLGRELGMIVNELLDKAGIGKEDVLFVSSHGQTIFHKPVGGESRMDVPGTLQIGDLSMLSEMTGITAVGDFRTADMSAGGQGAPLVSFVDYILFNNPDRSRAIQNIGGIGNVTYIPRNAKKDQVMSFDTGPGNMVIDEVVYRLTEGKQAYDKDGRIAYKGEVNKKLLNKLMEHPYFTVKPPKTTGRELFGSSFVDSFMRDSADLSFEDRVATVTAWTAKTIAESYSCFIESSRNSIDDVVIGGGGSYNPFLMEQLHRYLPNQIVYKHEDFQLSSDLKEAIAFAILGYHCLIGQSNQIPSATGAHNPVIMGKISHTQQQAFQRLNDLRGNLH from the coding sequence GTGGATAAACAGTTAGGAATCGGTTTAATGTCAGGTACTTCCCTTGATGGAATAGACGCTGTATTGATTGAAATAGAAGGTAGTTCCATCAACACAAAAGTAAACGTAATAGAGTCATTGACCCATGAGTACAGATCAGATGTAAGGACCGCAATAAAAGAATTGTGTGATCCCGAAATAGCATCATTGGAAAAAATTTGTTCGATGAATATGTTCTTGGGCAGAGAATTGGGAATGATAGTCAACGAACTATTGGATAAAGCGGGCATAGGCAAGGAAGATGTCCTGTTTGTCAGTTCACATGGCCAAACCATTTTTCATAAACCGGTGGGTGGAGAAAGTAGAATGGATGTGCCAGGCACATTGCAAATAGGGGATCTGTCGATGTTATCAGAAATGACGGGGATAACGGCTGTAGGAGATTTTCGGACAGCGGATATGTCTGCAGGTGGACAGGGAGCTCCGTTGGTATCTTTTGTTGATTATATTCTTTTTAACAATCCTGACCGTTCCAGGGCCATACAAAATATCGGCGGCATAGGCAATGTCACCTACATACCGAGAAACGCAAAAAAGGATCAAGTAATGTCTTTCGACACAGGCCCGGGGAATATGGTGATCGATGAAGTTGTTTATAGATTAACCGAAGGAAAACAAGCTTATGACAAGGATGGAAGAATAGCTTACAAGGGCGAAGTGAATAAAAAGCTATTGAATAAACTGATGGAGCATCCATACTTTACGGTGAAGCCTCCAAAAACTACCGGTCGAGAACTTTTTGGGAGTTCATTCGTAGACTCGTTTATGAGAGATTCCGCAGATTTGTCTTTTGAAGACAGAGTGGCTACTGTGACCGCCTGGACTGCAAAGACAATAGCCGAAAGCTACTCGTGTTTTATTGAATCCTCTCGTAATTCTATCGATGACGTAGTGATAGGAGGGGGAGGAAGCTATAATCCATTTTTAATGGAACAGTTACATCGATATCTTCCGAATCAAATAGTTTACAAGCATGAGGATTTTCAACTTTCCAGCGACTTGAAGGAAGCAATTGCCTTTGCCATTCTTGGCTATCACTGTCTTATTGGACAGTCCAACCAAATTCCTTCTGCCACTGGAGCTCACAATCCAGTTATCATGGGGAAAATCTCGCATACTCAGCAGCAAGCATTTCAACGGTTGAACGATTTGAGGGGGAATCTACATTGA
- the murQ gene encoding N-acetylmuramic acid 6-phosphate etherase codes for MDVKKRQLVTEETNYSSRKIDEMDSEEILTLINEEDSSVASAVKQQIPNIHKAVDLIVASIKNGGRLFYVGAGTSGRLGVLDASECPPTYNTPANLVKGLIAGGYYALVHSLEGVEDNENQTAEDLADEELCSADVVVGIAASGSTPYVVGALKYAGIMDAGTVSISCNPGSVISDYADVAIETITGPEVVTGSTRMKAGTAQKMVLNMMSTTTMIKLGKVYQNYMVDLQASNEKLRRRACRILSKLTSVSESVAYSKLSESEWSIKEALVMLEANVSRSISRKYLEENDGFVAKAINSARQEVD; via the coding sequence ATGGACGTGAAAAAAAGACAGCTTGTTACCGAAGAGACAAATTATTCAAGCCGAAAGATAGATGAAATGGATTCGGAAGAAATATTGACGCTCATCAATGAAGAAGATAGCTCAGTTGCTTCGGCTGTAAAACAACAAATACCAAATATCCATAAAGCTGTGGATTTAATAGTCGCAAGTATTAAAAATGGTGGACGTTTATTCTATGTTGGGGCAGGGACAAGCGGAAGGTTGGGAGTACTGGATGCCTCTGAATGTCCTCCAACATATAACACCCCCGCCAATTTAGTAAAGGGATTGATTGCAGGAGGATATTATGCGCTTGTACATTCCCTTGAAGGAGTAGAAGATAACGAAAATCAAACCGCGGAAGATTTGGCGGATGAGGAACTGTGCTCCGCTGATGTGGTTGTCGGAATAGCAGCAAGCGGCTCTACTCCTTATGTAGTAGGAGCATTGAAGTATGCGGGAATAATGGATGCTGGTACGGTCAGCATTTCGTGCAATCCTGGCTCCGTTATTTCCGATTATGCGGATGTCGCAATTGAAACGATCACAGGCCCCGAGGTAGTGACAGGGTCTACTAGAATGAAAGCAGGAACTGCGCAAAAAATGGTACTGAATATGATGAGTACAACGACTATGATAAAACTCGGAAAGGTCTATCAGAACTATATGGTGGATCTTCAGGCGTCTAATGAAAAACTAAGAAGAAGAGCGTGTCGGATTTTGAGCAAGCTGACATCAGTAAGCGAATCTGTCGCCTATTCCAAACTGTCGGAATCAGAATGGAGCATTAAAGAAGCCCTGGTTATGCTGGAGGCAAATGTTAGCAGAAGCATTTCCCGAAAGTATTTGGAGGAAAACGATGGGTTTGTAGCAAAGGCAATCAATTCAGCTAGACAGGAGGTGGATTAG
- a CDS encoding ABC transporter permease: MYAYIIRRLLMLVPVLFGVSVFIFVIMRIVPGDVAMTILGTDATPESLRQLREDFGLNLPIYQQYFEWMAGVLTGDFGESMRTGKEVLPDILNRFKLTFELTLISAVISWIIAIPLGIVAAIKRNSKADFGVRLISLLGVSVPNFALATVLILILALFFSYSPPVGYVGFFADPATNLQIMILPSIVLGTAMAGAVMRMTRSSILEVLRQDFIRTIRAKGARERVVIFQHALRNAMIPILTIIGMQIGTLLGGTVIIEQIFSLPGLGQLVLTAITQRDFTVVQGAVLFIAFVFVLINLLVDLLYSYLDPRITYK, from the coding sequence ATGTATGCATATATAATCAGACGTTTATTAATGCTTGTTCCAGTATTATTTGGTGTTTCCGTTTTTATCTTTGTGATCATGAGAATCGTACCAGGAGATGTGGCTATGACCATTCTCGGTACAGATGCCACCCCGGAATCACTTAGACAACTGCGGGAGGATTTCGGATTGAATCTGCCTATCTATCAACAGTATTTTGAATGGATGGCGGGGGTTCTTACAGGGGACTTTGGTGAATCAATGAGAACAGGTAAGGAAGTTTTGCCGGATATTCTAAATCGATTTAAATTAACATTTGAGTTAACCCTTATTTCGGCGGTCATTTCCTGGATTATCGCTATCCCGTTAGGAATAGTTGCTGCTATAAAGAGAAACTCCAAAGCAGACTTTGGAGTGAGGCTTATATCTTTGCTAGGTGTGTCTGTTCCTAACTTTGCATTAGCCACTGTTTTAATTCTCATCCTTGCTTTGTTCTTTTCCTACAGTCCGCCAGTTGGCTATGTCGGTTTTTTTGCAGATCCTGCCACCAATCTGCAGATCATGATCCTCCCGTCGATTGTATTGGGAACTGCAATGGCAGGAGCTGTCATGCGCATGACCCGTTCCTCTATCCTGGAGGTTTTGCGGCAGGATTTTATCCGTACTATTAGAGCAAAGGGGGCAAGGGAAAGAGTAGTTATCTTTCAACACGCCCTACGGAATGCAATGATTCCGATTCTTACAATCATAGGCATGCAAATCGGCACACTACTGGGTGGAACAGTCATCATTGAACAAATCTTTTCGCTTCCCGGGTTAGGCCAACTTGTCCTTACCGCTATTACGCAAAGGGACTTTACAGTTGTACAGGGTGCAGTTCTTTTTATTGCATTTGTTTTTGTATTGATCAATTTATTAGTTGATCTCCTTTATTCCTATCTGGATCCAAGAATAACGTATAAATAA